One Pseudodesulfovibrio cashew DNA window includes the following coding sequences:
- a CDS encoding flagellar basal body L-ring protein FlgH produces the protein MRNHVLIAVAAILLAGLSMGGCAPKYEEQPMPVLTPPAYEVQDPAANPGSLFDSNRSEFLYDDNRASRVGDIVLVKVADSTTTKLKSETTADKDNTVSNSITALPSAGLIGSVPLGSVLGAKVGADVGAAQSSEFSGTGETKQESTFEATVATRIVRRLPGNLLQVEGARRIRVNAETQFLVVRGLIRQRDIDSANSISSDNLAEAQIEIYGQGVLADKQKPGWLSRILDNIYPF, from the coding sequence ATGAGAAATCACGTATTGATCGCCGTTGCGGCCATTCTGCTGGCGGGACTGTCCATGGGCGGATGTGCGCCCAAGTATGAGGAACAGCCCATGCCCGTGCTGACGCCTCCTGCCTACGAGGTCCAGGACCCGGCGGCCAACCCCGGCTCCCTGTTCGACTCCAATCGGTCCGAGTTCCTCTATGACGATAACCGCGCCAGTCGCGTCGGCGATATTGTCCTCGTCAAGGTCGCGGACTCCACCACCACCAAGCTGAAGTCCGAGACCACTGCGGACAAGGACAATACCGTGAGCAACTCGATCACGGCATTGCCCAGCGCCGGGTTGATCGGCAGCGTTCCGCTCGGCTCCGTCCTGGGAGCCAAGGTGGGGGCCGATGTCGGCGCCGCCCAGTCTTCGGAGTTTTCCGGCACCGGCGAGACAAAGCAGGAATCTACCTTCGAGGCCACCGTGGCCACGCGCATCGTGCGTAGGCTGCCCGGCAACCTACTTCAGGTGGAGGGGGCCCGCCGTATCCGTGTCAACGCCGAGACACAGTTCCTGGTTGTGCGCGGCCTGATCCGGCAGCGGGATATCGATTCGGCCAATTCCATCTCTTCGGACAATCTGGCCGAGGCGCAGATCGAAATCTACGGCCAGGGCGTACTGGCCGACAAGCAGAAGCCCGGCTGGTTGTCGCGCATTCTGGACAACATTTATCCCTTCTAG
- the flgA gene encoding flagellar basal body P-ring formation chaperone FlgA: protein MTKQLGIRLRPILCVMTLTCVLVLGSATFIGAAGSGGDWRAVVRSAACVKGPVVLLGEIADPAPGVDARTWRTLAGIKLWQASDKSGRPIMADRDKLYKVLKYYLGDKVNNLVLPSQLTVQTGGAVLTGEELRARVVAFLTPRARDLGGDIEFKELRLPLQYFFDNAYDTLNIELGDDIRPGRNQIRMKAVSPDGKVLSSKAGSVFLNVWKAVPVAARPLNRFERLSKDKISFRRANLAYTPELWDGTGGPWRMTRTLGRGQPFTKSHLEPVPLIEKGERVTLVYRNKRVQLSIKAEALGEAGRGQQVSVRNLQSKKTVLATVIDTDTVMVR from the coding sequence ATGACCAAACAGCTCGGAATACGTCTGCGGCCCATATTGTGCGTTATGACCTTGACCTGCGTGTTGGTGCTCGGTTCCGCTACCTTTATCGGTGCGGCCGGATCCGGTGGCGACTGGCGCGCTGTGGTCAGGAGCGCGGCATGCGTGAAGGGGCCCGTCGTCCTGCTTGGAGAAATCGCCGACCCCGCGCCTGGAGTGGACGCCCGCACCTGGCGCACTCTGGCAGGCATCAAGCTCTGGCAAGCCTCCGACAAGTCCGGGCGCCCGATCATGGCTGACAGGGACAAGCTCTACAAAGTCTTGAAATACTATCTGGGCGATAAGGTGAATAATCTGGTTCTGCCGAGCCAGCTTACCGTTCAGACCGGTGGGGCCGTTCTGACGGGGGAAGAGCTTCGTGCCCGCGTCGTCGCTTTTTTGACACCTCGGGCCCGTGATCTGGGTGGAGACATCGAATTCAAGGAACTCCGCCTGCCGCTCCAATATTTTTTCGACAATGCTTACGACACGCTGAACATTGAACTGGGTGACGATATCCGACCGGGTCGGAACCAGATTCGGATGAAGGCCGTCTCTCCGGACGGCAAGGTCCTGTCCAGCAAGGCCGGCTCCGTCTTCCTCAACGTGTGGAAGGCGGTCCCTGTGGCGGCCAGGCCGCTCAATCGATTCGAGCGCCTGAGCAAGGACAAGATATCCTTTCGGCGGGCCAACTTGGCCTATACGCCCGAGCTGTGGGACGGAACCGGCGGCCCCTGGCGCATGACCCGGACTCTGGGACGCGGCCAGCCTTTCACCAAAAGTCATCTGGAGCCGGTGCCGCTCATCGAGAAGGGCGAGCGGGTCACTCTGGTCTACCGCAACAAGCGCGTCCAGCTTTCCATCAAGGCCGAGGCGTTGGGTGAAGCGGGCAGGGGACAGCAGGTGTCGGTTCGTAATTTGCAAAGCAAGAAGACAGTGCTGGCGACCGTGATCGATACCGACACGGTTATGGTCCGGTAG
- the flgG gene encoding flagellar basal-body rod protein FlgG: protein MMRSLWTAATGMVAMQTHIDTLSNNLANVNTTGFKKSRAEFEDLMYQTLQIAGTENQAGGRLPVGMQIGMGVRPVTVHKFFTQGDFKNTGNPLDIAIEGEGFFQVDMNGEMVYTRAGSFKLDDQGRVVTSGGHVLQPEFTVPAETSSVVVTETGNIAALDKDGTTLAEADIDIYRFQNPSGLTAIGRNFYRESEASGDAVAGTPGDENFGTLAQGFLEGSNVEMVDEMVGLIVGQRAYEINSKAITTSDGMLQTAINIKR from the coding sequence ATGATGCGCTCCCTTTGGACTGCCGCGACCGGTATGGTCGCCATGCAGACACACATCGACACCCTGTCGAACAACCTGGCGAACGTCAACACCACCGGCTTCAAGAAATCCCGCGCCGAGTTCGAGGATCTCATGTACCAGACCCTCCAGATCGCGGGAACCGAGAACCAGGCCGGTGGCAGGCTCCCCGTGGGCATGCAGATCGGCATGGGCGTCCGTCCCGTGACGGTGCACAAGTTCTTCACCCAGGGCGACTTCAAGAACACCGGCAACCCGCTGGACATAGCCATTGAGGGCGAAGGCTTCTTCCAGGTCGATATGAACGGCGAGATGGTCTACACCCGCGCCGGTTCCTTCAAGCTGGACGACCAGGGGCGGGTAGTCACCTCGGGCGGGCACGTGCTGCAGCCGGAATTCACCGTTCCGGCGGAGACGTCCTCCGTGGTCGTTACCGAGACCGGTAACATCGCCGCCCTGGACAAGGACGGCACCACCCTCGCCGAGGCCGACATCGATATTTACCGCTTCCAGAACCCGTCCGGGCTGACCGCCATCGGACGCAATTTCTACCGGGAAAGCGAGGCCTCCGGTGACGCAGTGGCCGGTACCCCCGGCGATGAGAACTTCGGCACCCTGGCGCAGGGCTTCCTAGAGGGATCCAACGTGGAGATGGTCGACGAGATGGTCGGCCTGATCGTGGGCCAGCGCGCTTACGAGATCAACTCCAAGGCGATTACCACCTCGGACGGCATGCTCCAGACGGCCATCAACATCAAGCGATAG
- a CDS encoding flagellar hook-basal body protein: MRDSSLSALFGALSNEMRMSSIANNLANVNTTAFKKDSMAFHDVFTRFAHDNVVTTKTFLRDKDLFPSPDIMAKPRLSEQNIDFTQGPMQKTGNQLDLALSGEGLFKIQAPEGMLYTRAGNFLVDAAGTLVNQQGYPVMVSGGALNVPPGAQVTVDDGGNVSINGVASGTFDLVQFDNQGGLERVGSNMYRAPEGAAEQPPDDLVVSQGFLEKGNVEVVTEMVSMIETQRTFAMYAKMLQSTDQLDRNMITKLSRITG, translated from the coding sequence ATGCGCGACAGTAGTTTGAGTGCCTTGTTCGGCGCTTTATCCAATGAAATGAGGATGTCATCCATCGCCAATAATTTGGCGAACGTGAACACGACCGCGTTCAAGAAGGACTCCATGGCCTTCCATGACGTCTTCACCCGGTTCGCCCATGACAACGTGGTGACCACGAAGACCTTCCTGCGGGACAAGGACCTTTTCCCCAGTCCGGACATCATGGCCAAACCGCGTCTTTCGGAGCAGAACATCGATTTCACCCAGGGGCCGATGCAGAAGACCGGCAACCAGCTTGACCTTGCCCTGAGCGGGGAAGGGCTGTTCAAGATCCAGGCCCCGGAGGGCATGCTCTACACCCGCGCGGGCAATTTTCTCGTGGACGCCGCCGGTACCCTGGTCAATCAGCAGGGCTATCCCGTCATGGTCAGCGGAGGAGCGTTGAACGTTCCGCCCGGAGCCCAGGTCACGGTGGACGATGGCGGTAACGTCTCGATCAATGGTGTGGCCTCCGGCACGTTTGACCTCGTGCAATTCGACAACCAGGGAGGGCTGGAGCGCGTGGGCAGCAACATGTACCGCGCCCCGGAGGGTGCCGCGGAGCAGCCGCCGGACGATCTGGTGGTCAGCCAGGGCTTCCTGGAGAAAGGCAACGTGGAGGTGGTCACCGAGATGGTTTCCATGATCGAGACCCAGCGAACCTTCGCCATGTACGCGAAAATGCTTCAGTCCACGGACCAGTTGGATAGAAATATGATCACGAAATTATCCAGGATAACAGGATAA
- the rimP gene encoding ribosome maturation factor RimP, with product MPGTFEETLAELIRPEVEALGCGLWGLTAPTKGKKRIIRIYIECEDGATIDKCAEVSRQVGIMLEVEDIIPGAFTLEVSSPGLDRRFFSTEQMSDYVGKQVTAQTYEPLDGRRKFTGALKEAGDGKFTLDIDGEDVTLHWTDLKRVNLVYEF from the coding sequence ATGCCCGGAACCTTTGAAGAAACACTGGCCGAACTGATCCGCCCTGAGGTGGAGGCGCTCGGCTGCGGGCTGTGGGGCCTGACCGCGCCCACCAAGGGCAAGAAGCGTATCATAAGGATATATATCGAGTGCGAAGACGGCGCGACCATCGACAAATGCGCCGAGGTCAGCCGCCAGGTGGGGATCATGCTCGAAGTGGAGGACATCATCCCTGGGGCGTTTACCCTGGAGGTCTCCTCGCCCGGCCTGGACCGCCGCTTCTTTTCCACGGAGCAGATGAGCGATTACGTCGGCAAGCAGGTTACGGCCCAGACGTATGAACCGTTGGACGGCCGACGCAAGTTCACGGGCGCGCTCAAGGAAGCCGGGGACGGCAAGTTCACCCTGGACATCGACGGGGAAGACGTCACCCTGCATTGGACCGACCTCAAGCGGGTCAACCTGGTTTACGAATTTTAA
- the nusA gene encoding transcription termination factor NusA, with the protein MSELKKAIDQISKDRGIDRDLLIDTLEEAVRSAVARKYGDTMDIEVAFNEEGGEIEVFEFKVVVEEVHDPISEISLEDAREHDPNARIDDEMGFPVKVEDLGRIAAQSAKQVIIQRMRDAEQEIIYEEYKDRVGEISSGIIQRRDRTGWIINLGRTEALLPKDEQIPRERYKRGDRVQAYIIDVLKESRGPQVVVSRSHPDYMVELFKREVPEVADGTVKIMGVARDPGLRAKVAVMSRDRDVDPVGACVGIRGSRIQNVVQELKGERIDIVVWSPDIAMYAQHALSPALISRITVDEEEEALEVVCPDDQLTLAIGRKGQNVKLAAKLLGWKIDIFTESRYSELNAERKGMDQIAAVAEVPMESFFAAGFETIESVIKASDEELLAVNGLTESKIGDIRVAINMLAPGIVPDEPEEEAYEESEAELEEESTELAEETEETEESETPAEGEETK; encoded by the coding sequence ATGTCGGAGCTGAAAAAAGCCATCGACCAGATTAGCAAGGACAGGGGCATCGACCGAGACCTGCTCATCGACACCCTGGAAGAAGCCGTGCGTTCTGCGGTCGCCCGCAAGTACGGCGACACCATGGACATCGAAGTCGCCTTCAACGAGGAAGGCGGAGAGATCGAGGTGTTTGAGTTCAAGGTCGTCGTGGAGGAGGTCCACGACCCCATCAGCGAAATTTCCCTGGAGGACGCCCGGGAGCATGATCCCAATGCCCGCATCGACGATGAAATGGGCTTCCCGGTCAAGGTCGAGGACCTGGGCCGTATCGCCGCGCAGAGCGCCAAGCAGGTTATCATCCAGCGCATGCGCGATGCCGAACAGGAAATCATTTACGAAGAATACAAGGATCGCGTGGGCGAAATTTCGTCCGGCATCATCCAGCGCCGCGACCGCACCGGCTGGATCATCAATCTGGGCCGCACCGAGGCGCTCCTTCCCAAGGACGAACAGATTCCCAGGGAACGCTACAAACGCGGCGACCGCGTTCAGGCCTACATCATCGACGTGCTCAAGGAGTCCCGCGGCCCGCAAGTCGTCGTCTCCCGCTCGCACCCCGATTACATGGTGGAGCTGTTCAAGCGCGAAGTGCCCGAAGTGGCCGACGGAACCGTCAAGATCATGGGTGTGGCCCGCGATCCCGGACTGCGCGCCAAGGTGGCCGTCATGTCTCGCGACCGCGATGTGGACCCGGTCGGCGCCTGCGTCGGCATCCGGGGCTCCCGCATCCAGAACGTCGTCCAGGAACTCAAGGGCGAACGCATCGACATCGTGGTCTGGTCTCCGGACATCGCCATGTACGCCCAGCACGCCCTCTCCCCGGCCCTGATCTCCCGGATCACCGTGGACGAGGAGGAGGAAGCACTGGAAGTGGTCTGCCCCGACGATCAGCTCACCCTGGCCATTGGCCGCAAGGGACAGAACGTCAAGCTGGCCGCAAAGCTGCTCGGCTGGAAGATAGACATCTTCACCGAGTCCCGCTACAGCGAGCTCAACGCCGAGCGCAAGGGCATGGACCAGATCGCCGCCGTGGCCGAAGTTCCCATGGAGAGCTTCTTCGCCGCCGGATTCGAAACCATCGAGTCCGTCATCAAGGCGAGCGACGAGGAACTCCTGGCCGTCAACGGCCTGACCGAGTCCAAAATCGGCGATATTCGCGTGGCCATCAACATGCTTGCTCCCGGCATCGTCCCGGACGAACCGGAAGAGGAAGCATACGAGGAGAGCGAAGCCGAGCTCGAAGAAGAGTCGACTGAACTCGCTGAAGAGACTGAGGAAACGGAAGAATCTGAAACTCCCGCCGAAGGCGAGGAGACGAAATAG
- a CDS encoding YlxR family protein — MGGTEADNEPVRMCVVCRKRFPKRELTRYVCPESLRELTENGPVPDPEQKRPGRGYYVCVQAECRERFPKMIIGLMKKRKGD, encoded by the coding sequence ATGGGCGGCACGGAAGCTGACAATGAACCTGTCCGCATGTGCGTCGTCTGCCGTAAGCGGTTCCCCAAGCGGGAGCTGACGCGGTACGTGTGCCCGGAATCACTGAGGGAGCTGACCGAAAACGGTCCGGTTCCCGACCCGGAACAAAAGCGACCGGGACGTGGATATTATGTATGCGTTCAGGCCGAATGCAGGGAACGCTTCCCGAAAATGATCATCGGCCTGATGAAGAAACGCAAGGGGGATTAA
- the infB gene encoding translation initiation factor IF-2: MTAKVRVEDLAAELGLSNKEIIQQLREIGVQAKSQKTVVEEEDVDRLKAEMKRGGASKEVRRVTSSGVVVRRRRKKAPAAEEAAPEKAAEAPVEDETEEVREAKMPEPVETPEVPEPVAEEPVEAKPAKPVRKSEPQVKIIRPAVEEPQEAEVPAPEPEAVQEPPVQEEAKAEEAAPEPASEPEEKAQPVEASAEPEAPQKEAPVESAPESTEEPATEEAPKQEKKKKRKKKEPEAPKVKIISMPDPNEVRAREAAKSMSQPARSGRPGGGRPGAGRPGAGRPGAGRPGGGRPGGGRPADGMPATQPPVPDGRSKKKKKGKDRRVVEFSTSGGREQGHYEEAFGGQGRKGRKRKGQRQQQPMQQQAAPMKAAKRKIKFDEAIRLSDMAHQMGVKAQDLIKALFGMGVMATINQSLDIDTASLLAGEFGYEVENVSFDEQEFLVPTEADKQEDLKPRPPVVTIMGHVDHGKTSLLDAIRLSNVTDGEAGGITQHIGAYHVQTNRGEIVFLDTPGHEAFTTMRMRGAQVTDIVILVVAADDGVMDQTREAISHSKAAGVPIVVAVNKIDKEGANPDNVKRELAELELVPEEWGGDTIFAHVSAKQKIGIDELLEMVLLQAEVMELKANPDKPARGHIVEARLDKGRGPVGTMLIAEGTIKQGDSFVSGIHFGKVRAMFDDQGKKLKSAGPAIPVEIQGFDGLPEAGDELFVVEEEKMARRIAQSRAMKQREKELSSKAKVTLESFLASKPNDQAQSLNLVLKADVQGSLEAVTEALNKLSTDEVKISVVHGGAGAITESDILLANASEAIIIGFNVRPNLKVKEIAEQEGVEVRFYDIIYKLVQEVKDAMSGMLTPDLEEVYLGQAEVRQTFSVPKVGTIAGCFVPDGKIVRGSSVRLLRDGVVIYTGAVSSLRREKDDVREVAKGYECGIGLEKFNDIKSGDIIEAFEVKEIARTID, translated from the coding sequence ATGACGGCAAAGGTTCGGGTAGAAGACTTGGCTGCTGAGCTGGGGCTCAGCAACAAGGAAATAATTCAGCAACTCCGCGAGATCGGCGTTCAGGCCAAAAGCCAGAAGACCGTTGTCGAGGAGGAGGATGTCGACCGCCTCAAGGCGGAGATGAAACGAGGCGGCGCCAGCAAGGAAGTCCGTCGTGTAACCAGCTCCGGAGTGGTGGTTCGCCGCCGCCGGAAAAAGGCTCCCGCAGCCGAAGAGGCAGCGCCTGAGAAGGCAGCCGAGGCTCCTGTGGAAGACGAGACGGAAGAGGTGCGCGAAGCCAAAATGCCGGAACCGGTGGAAACCCCCGAGGTTCCGGAACCGGTAGCGGAAGAGCCCGTCGAGGCCAAACCCGCCAAGCCGGTCCGCAAGAGCGAACCTCAGGTCAAGATCATCAGGCCCGCCGTGGAAGAGCCCCAGGAGGCCGAGGTCCCCGCCCCGGAGCCCGAGGCCGTTCAGGAACCCCCTGTCCAAGAGGAAGCCAAGGCAGAGGAGGCCGCCCCCGAACCCGCCTCCGAACCTGAAGAGAAGGCACAGCCCGTCGAAGCGTCGGCCGAACCCGAGGCCCCGCAGAAAGAAGCTCCCGTGGAATCCGCCCCCGAGTCCACGGAGGAACCTGCCACGGAGGAGGCTCCCAAGCAGGAAAAGAAAAAGAAGCGGAAGAAAAAGGAGCCCGAGGCTCCCAAGGTCAAGATTATTTCCATGCCCGACCCCAACGAGGTCCGGGCTCGCGAGGCTGCCAAGAGTATGTCCCAGCCCGCCCGTAGCGGACGCCCCGGAGGCGGACGTCCCGGCGCAGGACGTCCCGGCGCAGGTCGCCCAGGCGCAGGCCGCCCGGGTGGCGGACGCCCCGGCGGAGGACGCCCCGCGGACGGCATGCCCGCAACGCAGCCGCCCGTGCCCGATGGTCGCAGCAAGAAAAAGAAAAAGGGCAAGGACCGCCGCGTGGTCGAGTTCTCCACTTCTGGAGGACGCGAACAGGGCCATTATGAAGAGGCTTTCGGCGGACAGGGACGCAAGGGACGCAAGCGGAAGGGACAGCGTCAGCAGCAGCCCATGCAGCAGCAGGCAGCGCCAATGAAGGCTGCCAAGCGCAAGATCAAATTCGACGAGGCCATCCGGCTTTCCGACATGGCCCACCAGATGGGCGTCAAGGCCCAGGACCTGATCAAGGCTCTGTTCGGCATGGGCGTCATGGCGACCATCAACCAGTCCCTGGACATCGACACCGCCTCCCTGCTCGCCGGAGAATTCGGCTATGAGGTGGAGAACGTGTCCTTTGACGAACAGGAATTCCTGGTTCCCACCGAAGCGGACAAGCAAGAGGATCTCAAGCCCCGTCCTCCGGTGGTCACCATCATGGGCCACGTCGACCACGGCAAGACCTCACTGCTCGACGCCATCCGTCTCTCCAACGTCACCGACGGCGAAGCGGGCGGCATCACCCAGCACATCGGCGCCTACCACGTTCAGACGAACCGTGGCGAAATCGTGTTCCTGGATACTCCGGGCCACGAAGCCTTCACCACCATGCGCATGCGCGGCGCCCAGGTCACCGACATCGTCATCCTGGTGGTCGCCGCCGACGACGGCGTCATGGACCAGACCCGTGAGGCCATCAGCCACTCCAAGGCTGCCGGCGTACCCATCGTGGTCGCAGTGAACAAAATCGACAAGGAAGGAGCCAACCCGGACAACGTCAAGCGCGAGCTTGCCGAACTGGAACTGGTTCCCGAGGAATGGGGCGGCGACACCATCTTCGCCCACGTCTCCGCCAAGCAGAAGATCGGCATCGACGAACTGCTTGAAATGGTCCTGCTCCAGGCCGAGGTCATGGAGCTCAAGGCCAATCCGGACAAGCCTGCGCGGGGTCACATCGTTGAAGCCCGCCTGGACAAGGGCCGGGGCCCGGTGGGCACAATGCTCATCGCCGAGGGCACCATCAAGCAGGGTGACTCGTTCGTCTCCGGCATCCACTTCGGCAAGGTCCGGGCCATGTTCGACGACCAGGGCAAGAAGCTCAAGTCCGCCGGACCGGCCATCCCTGTGGAAATCCAGGGATTCGACGGTCTGCCCGAAGCGGGCGACGAACTCTTCGTGGTCGAAGAGGAAAAGATGGCCCGCCGCATCGCCCAGTCCCGCGCCATGAAACAGCGCGAGAAGGAGCTTTCCTCCAAGGCCAAGGTCACCCTGGAGTCCTTCCTGGCCTCCAAGCCCAACGATCAGGCCCAGTCGCTCAACCTGGTGCTCAAGGCCGATGTGCAGGGCTCCCTGGAAGCGGTCACCGAGGCCCTCAACAAGCTCTCCACGGACGAGGTCAAGATCAGCGTGGTCCACGGCGGTGCCGGGGCCATCACCGAGTCCGACATCCTGCTGGCCAACGCGTCGGAGGCGATCATCATCGGCTTCAACGTGCGCCCGAACCTCAAGGTCAAGGAGATCGCCGAGCAGGAAGGCGTGGAAGTCCGCTTCTACGACATCATCTACAAGCTGGTGCAGGAAGTGAAGGACGCCATGTCCGGCATGCTCACCCCGGATCTGGAGGAAGTCTACCTCGGCCAGGCCGAAGTCCGGCAGACCTTCTCCGTACCCAAGGTCGGCACTATTGCCGGTTGTTTCGTCCCCGACGGCAAGATCGTGCGCGGCTCGTCCGTCCGCCTGCTCCGGGACGGCGTGGTCATCTACACCGGTGCCGTCTCCTCCCTGCGACGCGAGAAGGACGACGTCCGCGAAGTGGCCAAGGGCTACGAATGCGGTATCGGACTGGAGAAGTTCAACGACATCAAGTCCGGTGACATCATCGAGGCCTTCGAGGTCAAGGAAATCGCCCGCACCATCGACTAA
- a CDS encoding DUF503 domain-containing protein, with the protein MIIGVLTLEFRLHGNHSLKGKRKVAMSLKQKLRNKFNVAVAEVEAMDVHDKLVLGVVTTANETQRVESRLSKALAMVEAISPAELTKCNTEIFSDSD; encoded by the coding sequence ATGATCATCGGCGTCTTGACCCTGGAATTCCGGCTCCACGGCAACCACTCCCTGAAGGGGAAACGCAAGGTGGCCATGAGCCTGAAGCAGAAGCTCCGCAACAAGTTCAATGTGGCCGTGGCCGAGGTGGAGGCCATGGACGTGCACGACAAGCTGGTGCTGGGCGTGGTCACCACGGCGAACGAGACCCAACGGGTTGAGAGCAGGCTGTCCAAGGCATTGGCCATGGTCGAGGCCATCTCCCCTGCCGAATTGACGAAGTGCAATACGGAAATTTTCAGCGACAGCGACTAA
- the rbfA gene encoding 30S ribosome-binding factor RbfA gives MKASSSRRAVRMGDQILREVSTLLVEEAQDPRLQLVTLSGVRMNANLRIAEIFYTVSGDSEHRKEVQAGLERASGFLRSRISRILKLQYAPELRFVFDDFLEDVVYGKSHPAD, from the coding sequence ATGAAAGCATCCAGCTCCAGACGCGCCGTCCGCATGGGCGACCAGATCCTGCGCGAGGTGAGCACCCTCCTCGTGGAGGAGGCTCAGGACCCCCGCCTGCAATTGGTCACCCTCTCCGGCGTGCGCATGAACGCAAACCTGCGCATTGCGGAGATATTCTACACCGTCTCCGGAGACAGCGAACACCGCAAGGAAGTCCAGGCCGGACTTGAACGGGCTTCGGGTTTCCTGCGCTCCCGCATCAGCCGTATCCTGAAGCTTCAGTACGCACCGGAACTTCGCTTTGTTTTTGACGATTTTCTCGAGGACGTGGTCTATGGAAAGTCCCATCCGGCAGATTAG
- a CDS encoding DHH family phosphoesterase — MESPIRQISQLLQAEDDFLVVSHYNPDGDAIGSTCAMGHILKALDKQFTLYNTTGVPQRYDFVNCPAPVAEELPEKLPAWTIILDCGAKDRIGDDLLERIEETRVINIDHHLGNGDYGEFNWVDVRQPAVGAMVAELAENLEVPLVGGLAECLYLAVATDTGFFTYGSTTPESLELAARMLRHGLDMPRMNRLITKQWSEERLRLWTEVMSGVELFADKRIALGTITREVFERTGTTSEDTENIINHIRRLKSVRVAAILREEGPDTYKFSLRSYGDDNVQEIAARFGGGGHKNAAGGSIQAPIDEASALLVDTIADALELK; from the coding sequence ATGGAAAGTCCCATCCGGCAGATTAGCCAGCTCCTGCAGGCCGAAGACGACTTCCTGGTCGTCTCCCATTACAACCCTGACGGCGACGCGATCGGGTCCACCTGCGCCATGGGGCATATTCTCAAGGCGTTGGACAAACAGTTCACTCTCTACAACACTACGGGCGTGCCCCAGCGGTACGACTTCGTGAACTGCCCGGCCCCGGTGGCCGAGGAACTGCCGGAGAAACTGCCCGCTTGGACCATCATCCTCGACTGCGGAGCGAAGGACCGCATCGGCGATGACCTGCTCGAACGGATCGAAGAGACCCGGGTCATCAACATCGACCATCACCTGGGCAACGGCGATTACGGCGAGTTCAACTGGGTGGACGTCCGTCAGCCCGCCGTGGGCGCCATGGTCGCCGAACTGGCCGAGAATCTCGAGGTGCCGCTGGTCGGCGGCCTGGCCGAATGCCTCTATCTGGCCGTGGCCACGGACACCGGCTTTTTCACCTACGGGTCCACCACGCCCGAATCCCTGGAACTGGCTGCGCGGATGCTCCGTCACGGCCTGGACATGCCGCGCATGAACCGGCTGATCACCAAGCAGTGGAGCGAGGAACGCCTGCGCCTCTGGACCGAAGTCATGAGCGGCGTGGAACTCTTCGCCGACAAACGCATCGCTCTGGGGACCATCACCCGTGAAGTGTTCGAACGCACTGGGACCACCAGCGAGGACACCGAGAACATCATCAACCACATCCGCCGCCTGAAGTCCGTGCGGGTGGCCGCCATCCTCCGCGAGGAAGGGCCGGACACCTACAAGTTCAGCCTGCGCTCCTACGGTGACGACAACGTCCAGGAGATCGCGGCCCGATTCGGCGGCGGCGGGCACAAGAACGCGGCGGGCGGATCCATTCAAGCCCCCATCGACGAGGCTTCCGCCCTGCTGGTGGATACCATTGCCGATGCGCTGGAGCTCAAATAA